The Algihabitans albus genome includes a window with the following:
- a CDS encoding helix-turn-helix domain-containing protein: MAALVTQAARRSDCVDYREILPELLAQIAEVAGLKAALALRRRLGGTLVHVARRPKAGSLLVETVGIEAARKIAGLFVADETIEIPMGAATQRALIVYLLTTGLKVQEIARLVGCHAETVRRLKNGRRDETLPLFPSL; encoded by the coding sequence GTGGCGGCGCTCGTGACCCAGGCGGCGCGCAGATCCGACTGCGTCGATTACCGCGAGATCCTGCCGGAGCTGCTGGCGCAGATCGCGGAGGTGGCGGGGCTGAAGGCCGCGCTGGCGCTGCGGCGCCGGCTCGGCGGCACGTTGGTGCATGTCGCGCGGCGGCCGAAGGCCGGCTCTCTGCTGGTCGAGACGGTCGGCATAGAGGCGGCGCGGAAGATCGCCGGTCTCTTCGTTGCCGACGAGACGATCGAGATCCCGATGGGTGCTGCCACGCAGCGCGCCCTGATCGTCTATTTGCTGACCACCGGCCTCAAGGTCCAGGAAATCGCCCGGCTGGTCGGCTGCCACGCCGAGACGGTGCGCCGGCTGAAGAACGGCCGGCGCGACGAAACGCTGCCCCTCTTCCCGAGTCTGTAA
- a CDS encoding glycoside hydrolase family 108 protein — protein MSAMTFDYAVAIIILHEGGDAITEDPDDPGGLTKYGISQRAHPDVDIRGLTYADAAAIYRRDYWDRLRCSELPAGLDLAVFDCGVNQGVGFAAKALQRDAGATPDGIIGPLTLAAVRRRPPADLLTDFMARRTKRYASLPHAWKFMRGWSRRAFDIHRRAILFQQKEPQS, from the coding sequence ATGTCCGCCATGACGTTCGACTATGCCGTCGCGATCATCATCCTCCACGAGGGCGGTGACGCGATCACCGAAGATCCGGACGATCCGGGTGGGCTGACCAAGTACGGAATCAGCCAAAGGGCGCATCCCGACGTCGATATCCGGGGCCTGACCTACGCCGACGCGGCGGCGATCTACCGGCGCGACTATTGGGACCGGCTGCGTTGCAGCGAGCTGCCGGCCGGCCTCGACCTCGCGGTTTTCGATTGCGGGGTCAACCAGGGCGTCGGCTTCGCGGCCAAGGCGCTGCAGCGCGACGCGGGCGCCACGCCCGACGGCATCATCGGGCCGCTGACCCTAGCTGCCGTCCGGCGACGGCCGCCCGCCGACCTGCTGACCGACTTCATGGCGCGACGCACGAAGCGCTACGCCAGCCTCCCCCACGCCTGGAAGTTCATGCGCGGCTGGTCCAGGCGCGCCTTCGACATCCACCGCCGCGCCATCCTGTTTCAACAGAAGGAGCCCCAGTCATGA
- a CDS encoding globin family protein — MMPRAFPVKRRPRRCRPPEGQTAAYRQLWRIVDGAVRATFEAHPEYLTPAGRARARRSIVKRVTGQLLGYAVQTAQARSGASPARDTAGESYCSPAQPRQAYAAAGRQASCKAPAGHVIALTLRRWAAWWRRS, encoded by the coding sequence ATGATGCCGCGCGCGTTCCCCGTGAAACGGCGGCCGCGCCGCTGCCGGCCACCGGAGGGCCAGACGGCCGCTTACCGGCAGCTCTGGCGGATCGTCGACGGGGCGGTGCGCGCCACCTTCGAGGCGCATCCCGAGTATCTGACTCCGGCCGGCCGGGCCCGCGCGCGGCGCTCGATCGTCAAGCGCGTCACCGGCCAGCTGCTGGGCTACGCGGTGCAGACCGCGCAGGCGCGGTCCGGGGCAAGCCCGGCGCGCGACACAGCCGGGGAGTCCTATTGCTCTCCGGCGCAACCGCGGCAAGCCTATGCCGCGGCCGGCCGGCAGGCGTCGTGCAAAGCGCCTGCCGGCCATGTGATTGCCCTGACGCTGCGCCGCTGGGCGGCCTGGTGGCGGCGCTCGTGA